A section of the Falco rusticolus isolate bFalRus1 chromosome Z, bFalRus1.pri, whole genome shotgun sequence genome encodes:
- the FBXO4 gene encoding F-box only protein 4 isoform X1: MAAGGAEERGGLEAAVRGGLRVLRERWMRGTRERGGTAAFAGPPHPSLPEEVSALQMLPINVQLNIMSFLSPHDLCHLGSTSRYWRAAVRDPLLWRYFLLRDLPFWTSVDWKSLPDVEIFNKAFSEVSDKALYDYMAVYKKSCPQSRRSLKSNRPRYGAVTSFLQSLVTQAEPRFAMFGPGLEELDDSLVQNMMTCPEILLVAGLPQRQIHGIGSGVSFQFNNQKFNILTLYSTTSVERRRARAEQAVAVNKMFYQENSIVGNQQAVHYSVIAQVKKVCEVVDGFIYVANAEAHKKNDRQEELARILAMIDPALGPPNRPLLVLSCVSHTGVKRIPCVYMAHQLQLNLLCQPWMVQDTVAATLAGLLNGIEWLLEEASCKNAQ, translated from the exons ATGGCGGCTGGCGGAGCGGAGGAGCGGGGAGGTTTGGAAGCCGCTGTGCGGGGTGGTTTGCGTGTCCTCCGGGAGCGATGGATGCGGGGGACCCGCGAACGCGGCGGTACCGCCGCGTTCGCGGGTCCCCCGCATCCATCGCTCCCGGAGGAGGTGAGCGCCCTGCAGATGCTGCCG ATAAACGTGCAGCTGAACATCATGTCCTTCCTCTCGCCCCATGATTTGTGCCATTTGGGTAGCACGAGTCGTTACTGGAGGGCGGCTGTGCGAGATCCATTGTTGTGGAGGTATTTTCTTCTGAGGGATCTCCCCTTTTGGACATCTGTTGATTGGAAATCGCTCCCAGATGTGGagatttttaataaagctttttcaGAGGTCAGCGATAAAGCACTGTATGATTACATGGCAGT ATATAAAAAAAGCTGTCCTCAGAGTAGAAGAAGTCTGAAATCAAACCGTCCCCGGTATGGGGCTGTGACTTCCTTTTTGCAATCACTGGTCACCCAAGCAGAACCTCGCTTTGCTATGTTCGGGCCAGGTTTGGAAGAGCTGGACGACTCTTTAGTGCAAAACATGATGACGTGCCCAGAAATTCTGCTAGTAGCTGGACTTCCACAAAGACAAATTCATG GAATTGGGTCAGGAGTCAGTTTTCAGTTCAATAATCAAAAATTCAATATTTTGACATTGTATTCAACCACTAG TGTGGAAAGGAGGAGAGCAAGGGCAGAGCAAGCTGTTGCTGTGAATAAGATGTTCTACCAAGAGAACAGCATAGTAGGGAATCAGCAAGCCGTGCACTACAGTGTAATAGCTCAAGTGAAAAAGGTGTGCGAAGTAGTTGATGGATTCATTTATGTTGCTAATGCAGAAGCCCATAAAA AGAATGATCGTCAAGAGGAACTGGCTCGTATTCTGGCAATGATTGATCCCGCCCTTGGGCCTCCGAACAGACCTCTGCTAGTGTTGTCTTGTGTCTCTCACACTGGTGTGAAAAGAATTCCCTGTGTTTATATGGCACATCAGTTGCAACTAAATCTGCTATGTCAGCCCTGGATG gtgCAGGACACTGTAGCTGCAACTTTAGCTGGATTGCTAAATGGAATTGAGTGGCTCCTGGAAGAAGCAAGTTGTAAAAATGCACAGTAG
- the FBXO4 gene encoding F-box only protein 4 isoform X2, translated as MSFLSPHDLCHLGSTSRYWRAAVRDPLLWRYFLLRDLPFWTSVDWKSLPDVEIFNKAFSEVSDKALYDYMAVYKKSCPQSRRSLKSNRPRYGAVTSFLQSLVTQAEPRFAMFGPGLEELDDSLVQNMMTCPEILLVAGLPQRQIHGIGSGVSFQFNNQKFNILTLYSTTSVERRRARAEQAVAVNKMFYQENSIVGNQQAVHYSVIAQVKKVCEVVDGFIYVANAEAHKKNDRQEELARILAMIDPALGPPNRPLLVLSCVSHTGVKRIPCVYMAHQLQLNLLCQPWMVQDTVAATLAGLLNGIEWLLEEASCKNAQ; from the exons ATGTCCTTCCTCTCGCCCCATGATTTGTGCCATTTGGGTAGCACGAGTCGTTACTGGAGGGCGGCTGTGCGAGATCCATTGTTGTGGAGGTATTTTCTTCTGAGGGATCTCCCCTTTTGGACATCTGTTGATTGGAAATCGCTCCCAGATGTGGagatttttaataaagctttttcaGAGGTCAGCGATAAAGCACTGTATGATTACATGGCAGT ATATAAAAAAAGCTGTCCTCAGAGTAGAAGAAGTCTGAAATCAAACCGTCCCCGGTATGGGGCTGTGACTTCCTTTTTGCAATCACTGGTCACCCAAGCAGAACCTCGCTTTGCTATGTTCGGGCCAGGTTTGGAAGAGCTGGACGACTCTTTAGTGCAAAACATGATGACGTGCCCAGAAATTCTGCTAGTAGCTGGACTTCCACAAAGACAAATTCATG GAATTGGGTCAGGAGTCAGTTTTCAGTTCAATAATCAAAAATTCAATATTTTGACATTGTATTCAACCACTAG TGTGGAAAGGAGGAGAGCAAGGGCAGAGCAAGCTGTTGCTGTGAATAAGATGTTCTACCAAGAGAACAGCATAGTAGGGAATCAGCAAGCCGTGCACTACAGTGTAATAGCTCAAGTGAAAAAGGTGTGCGAAGTAGTTGATGGATTCATTTATGTTGCTAATGCAGAAGCCCATAAAA AGAATGATCGTCAAGAGGAACTGGCTCGTATTCTGGCAATGATTGATCCCGCCCTTGGGCCTCCGAACAGACCTCTGCTAGTGTTGTCTTGTGTCTCTCACACTGGTGTGAAAAGAATTCCCTGTGTTTATATGGCACATCAGTTGCAACTAAATCTGCTATGTCAGCCCTGGATG gtgCAGGACACTGTAGCTGCAACTTTAGCTGGATTGCTAAATGGAATTGAGTGGCTCCTGGAAGAAGCAAGTTGTAAAAATGCACAGTAG